The DNA region AATTCAGATTAAAGTGGTAAATTTAAGACAAGTGACACAAATGCTGCTGGTCATAGCAAAAAAGCTAAGTTGACTATAGAAGCccacagaagaggaaggggATGAGATAACTGGATAAGAACACAGTTAAAAGAAAGGCCGCATGTATTTCTGGTCGCTCATAAGTTTTCTCACTTTCTATACTTTGTCTTCAATATATAATATGGCCCAAATACACAAAAAAAGGAGTAACACATGATGGGCAAATGGTACTGACAGACAACTGATTAAAGCATCAGTTTTCAATCACGGGACGAGCTTGTTTGGATGAGTGTGCCTCTAATTTCACACAGTTACTTATGTTTATATCAATTTCATTGCAGATCAATAGAAATCTGGGCCAGAATCCTTGTGTCTAGGCACTTAACAATCTGATATTGCAAAATATTAGTTGTGACAGGCCTATCCCCTATTCAAGTAAGTGAAATAGATGATTAGAAACCACTTACCACTTCTCCTTATCCTCCAGCATTGGTGCAGGCTCGCTAGATATCATGAAGATAACCTGAAATAAGGGAGGAAAAGAGATAGTCGATGCATCAAGCTAGATGAAGATGGCATAATAGATTGGTAAGTATTTAGCTAGACAAAGTAAAGAAACATATGCAAAATTGTAAAGTAAAGAGACAAGAGTACACCACACCAAAGTTCAAAGCAGCTTTAATCATGCTAGACTTATAGCTACATTAACTGCAAAAACTCACAAGCATTGAGAAACATTGCACGTACTCTCATTGGATGCACAGTGGATCTTGGTGGCATGCCCTACAATAAGAGATACAAAAGATATATGAAAACATTAGCACGTCAcaacataaaataaaaatttGTACTACAAAAGAAAGAATCAAAGAATAATGTCTACCTCAGCCATCTCAATTGCAGATACACCTAATGCCCAAACATCTACCTGGGCAAAAGCCAAGAACATAAGGCTACCTTTGTTATGATAGATTGGTAGGACAAACTAAAGAAAGAATCCAACAGTCAATAGTAAACAGGATATTGTTGTTTTAAAGGCTTAGATATTAGGTAGTAACCAGTAAGCTTTTGTCACTTGAGAAACCATCAAGAGGCAACGAAAAGAAAAGATTTCCATGTTTCTGCAAGGGATCTATAATATTCATTCACTGGATGCAGTGAGTACCGATGCCCTTGCAGCTACATGTAACTTTTTTCTTCCATATGTAGAATCTTCACACCCAAAGGAATAaaatgtttttttaaaaaaatcctaCTAACTGAAAAAAATTCCAAGAATCCAAGTCCTAGAGTAAAATGCCAAAATCCATTAATTGACAATACTGCTAAAATGAACAATTTTGTAGCTCTATACTGTGGAGGGGTACGGGATGATACCTTTCCATCATAACGACTTTCTTGGATGACCTCTGGCGCCATCCAATGTGGAGTACCAATGAACTGAAAGTATAAACATGAAGCATCAAGTTATGGAAATTATTATGCCACTTAAACCTTTATTCGTTGCCAAAAAAAAGCACTGAATTTTTTTGGGGCAAATTCCATTCAAGAGTAAGTTTAGTGAGTGATGTTGTCAGCCAGTTGTGCAACAATAGAATTATTTTGCAGTAAACTGGGAGTTCTATCCATGCATTTTGATTGAAGTATGTTTGCCCCCAACAACAGAGACATCCAAGATACTATGCATGTATGATGAGTTTCATGTGGTCCGCCATGAGGATCCAGTCTCAGCTTTTGTATGCTTGCAGAAAAACAATGAATACCATTTAGAACAGACACTAACTACTGTCAGCACGCTATGCGACAAAAAATGGGATGTAGAATGTATCATTTTGGGTTCCTCCAAGCATCTAGGTATAGACATGCAGCAGCCTAGCAGGGGTCGAAGAGAAAATAGAAGCCTTGGGAGCAGTTGAAGAAGGGAGTAGATTGATTTCTTTCTTGTTAGATTTTAATAAAATTATATAGCCAACTCTTTTATAGCACTACATGAAAGAACCTTCCTAGGGCTATAACTTGGACCTTCACTAGTTCTCTATCCTGACTTTCCTAACTCATGACTCAATTTAACTCTCCTCCCAACCTGATTTGCACTCCCTCTGCGTCAACTCTTCCTCAAGCGCCAAACGGAGTCCGCAACCCATAAAAGAAGATGAAACAAGAAATTAGCTTAGTACCATCCCAGAGGTATAATTTGGAAAGTGCCATCCACAGTGAAGATGACATGTTAGGCTGCATGCCGCATGTCAATAAGACAGTAGCACATTGGATGGTATGTCCCAACTTGGCAACCTTTGCGATGGTACAATGGAACTGATTTTCGCAGAACTGTTCGCTGGATATGCTACTGTCACAGTAACCCTCTACTATCTCCCGTAGCTCCAGCAACTTGCAATTTTGCACCCAGCAGTATGAACAGAAAAAATGTTGAGTGGTCCTGCACCAAGTGAGCTGGTCGTTCATGATGTCAAGGAAGAAGCACAGTTGCAGCATGGCATGAGTGAAGGGTATTAAGGTTTTGCTTCAGTGAGCGAGAGTGTCCAGTTGGTCCTTGGTCGTTTTCTTAACTTATTGTGGCGTGAATGTAATCAGATGGGTGCAAGGGTGTGGGTGAGTGTGCTGTAATTTTACCTTTTTTCTACTCTTACTACAATGACGTGCAATTCTCCTGCGTGTTCAAGACAAAAGAAAAATCTGCGTGGTGATCGTGGGTGAATTCAAGTGGTGGGAGTGAGCAAGCTCATAAGAGGGTGCTTGGGGCCTAGAGGTCAATAACAAGTATTTGCTTCGAAGAACGGAAGGAAGTACCAACGAACGAGACAGCACATAGTATACTTTCCCTTTTTTTCATTTTTAACCTAATAGAACCTAATGCAGATGCATAAAATTCAACATAAATAGTCTGGATGTTGGAGTTATCTTTTCCAACACAAGCTTGTTTCCAAGTTTTCCACCAAAGTACCATTATATTAAGGAACTAAGCATAAGCAGAAATGCGGGTTTTATGCTACACTTGCATCTGTCACTTCATTTTCTGTTACATTGATGCAATGGTTCTGGAACTTTCGATTTGAAGAAGTAAAACAAACACTGTTAAGAATACCGTGTTGCGCTTTGACATGGTTCTTGTCAGCTGGGCAGCTACACCAAAATCGCCTGTTTGAAACATTGTTGTTGTGGTACACGATGCCGAATTCACAAGTCAGGACATGCAGAAATATCAAGCAGTAATAAATGAAATTAAGAAATAACAGTAAACAACTGTACTTACCCAGCTTCACCTCGCCTTGTTCAGTTAGAAGAATGTTGCCACCTTTAATGTCTCTATGAACTTTAAAAATTGAGTGCAAGTAAGCAAGACCCTGAAGAAGAAAATATCCAGGCAAAATTAAGTATCTGAAAGCATTTGACTGGTGACTAAGGGTGTTGCGACATAAGTAGCAAATCTCATTAGTTATGTGATACGATAATTTAACTCCACATGCAACCGTGTTAGAAGAGCAATACCTTTAGTGCTTCTCTACATATGTAAGCTATCTGGGATTCATCAAGAGGCTCCTCTGTGATGCCTATCAAGTCAGCGACACTTCCACCACCACAGTATTCCATAATTATCTACAAGTGGAGAATCACATTCACATCAAGCTTGTTTCATAAGTTGACAAGTAAGCAAATATCACAAAGATGGACATTATCAGGTTATTTGATTATACCCATAGGTATTCCTCTCCTTGATAACTTCCAAAGTAGCGGACAACATTTGGATGGCTGCATTGCTGCAGCATCTCAATTTCTCCCCGTATGTCTTCATATCCttcttcctgaagaccaaatataGAAACTTAGACTTTGGAAACAAGCAAGTGCTCAGACGACAGACAGCTTCAAATTTATGAGGTTCTTTCACAATTTAAGCCCATGCAAACTAAATGCTCACAACAAAGCAATATGGATGCCAAATATGTCACTGGTGGCCTTTAGAATCTGCACAGAACTTTGTTATAGAAACTGACCCCTTCTGTTAAGGAGATGATCTTGACAGCCACAAGTTCCTGCGTTCTAAGATCCCTTGCTTTGTACACTGCACCGTATGAACCTTTCCCTGCATCCCCAATTGAACGTTGCATTATGCAAACAGCTCGAAGCTTCAGGCATTCTACAAATAGAGATATCCAAGCAATGAAATACTAATTCCAAAGCAAGAGTCATACCGAGCTCATGGAGCAGCTCGTACTTGGTGGAAGGATCCTCCCTGGTAATGCTGTCTGGCACTGAGCTCACCGATGGCTTCCGTCTTGAATTTtgctgttgttgttgctgcatcAGAGGCGACGGCTGCCGGAGCTCCTCCGACGATTGCTCCACCGCTGGACTCCAGAAAGAGGACCCGaaccccccgccgccgccagaggCAGCCTCATGGGAACTGGAGCCCCCGCTTGTGTGGTGAATGAAGGTGCCAGAGAACGACTCGTGGGGGCTCGACGGGCTCCCTGTCCGGCGGATGAATGTGCCGGAGATGGAATCGCGGGGGCTCGACGGGCTACCCGTCCGGCGGATGAATGTGCCGGAGATGGACTCGCGAGGGCTGGACGAGCCACCCGAGCGATGGATGAATGTGCCGGAGGCGGACTCGCGTGGGCTGGAGGAGGCAACCCCTGAGCGAGTGGTGGAGTGGACGACGAAGGTGGAGTAGGGGTCCTCctcggcggcgcgggtgctggaGCGCCGCAGATCCAGGAACGGGGATCGGTCGGAGGCCGGAGCGCCACGCTTGACGACGACGGTGGCGGAGAGGGAAGCGTCGTCTGGGTCGGATGAGTAGGGGTCCTCATCGTCGTCGAAAGAGGCACCGCCGAAGTCCTTGGGGAGGCGCTGGAGGAGCGGTGGCAGCGAGGAggggtcctcctcctcctcgtcctccgcacCGGTGGCGGGCCTCCCGCGGCCGCTGGGGTCTTCGTCTTCGTCATCGCCGTGGAAAACGAAGGTTGAGTAGACGTCGGGCTTCCTGGCGCGCGACCACGGCGAGCGCGGGGTGAAGGCCATGGCGTGCCACGCGAGGTGGGAGGAGGACGGGGAAGAG from Panicum hallii strain FIL2 chromosome 9, PHallii_v3.1, whole genome shotgun sequence includes:
- the LOC112875502 gene encoding serine/threonine-protein kinase PAK mbt translates to MAFTPRSPWSRARKPDVYSTFVFHGDDEDEDPSGRGRPATGAEDEEEEDPSSLPPLLQRLPKDFGGASFDDDEDPYSSDPDDASLSATVVVKRGAPASDRSPFLDLRRSSTRAAEEDPYSTFVVHSTTRSGVASSSPRESASGTFIHRSGGSSSPRESISGTFIRRTGSPSSPRDSISGTFIRRTGSPSSPHESFSGTFIHHTSGGSSSHEAASGGGGGFGSSFWSPAVEQSSEELRQPSPLMQQQQQQNSRRKPSVSSVPDSITREDPSTKYELLHELGKGSYGAVYKARDLRTQELVAVKIISLTEGEEGYEDIRGEIEMLQQCSHPNVVRYFGSYQGEEYLWIIMEYCGGGSVADLIGITEEPLDESQIAYICREALKGLAYLHSIFKVHRDIKGGNILLTEQGEVKLGDFGVAAQLTRTMSKRNTFIGTPHWMAPEVIQESRYDGKVDVWALGVSAIEMAEGMPPRSTVHPMRVIFMISSEPAPMLEDKEKWSLLFHDFIAKCLTKDPRLRPAASEMLKHKFIEKCNTGASKMLAKIKDAKKIRATLAAQNQLDGPDDTMLDATVRINEDFGETVPANSQQHMKHTTYNDGQAGDFGTMIVHSEDGDEVAESPIFPRAEFIPGLGSISSFTHDPKRAELISKFWAENAADSDANKDRDLDDHLDMQEPKVITTSTGTVKKHMSAEGTMRRHDSQIGLSPGFANTTTKLNSSPSRKAFSVQDKLWSIYAAGNTVPIPFLKAIDISPLALVSENEAGNGLAGSSTNDALEAVKELFSGDGQAKKGRKGQNEVSLPPGVHHRLTTCPTLMNLAQALAYHKTCYEDMPLQDSQATQEQQTIQNLCDTLRTILRL